A window of the Fusarium poae strain DAOMC 252244 chromosome 3, whole genome shotgun sequence genome harbors these coding sequences:
- a CDS encoding hypothetical protein (TransMembrane:1 (i70-89o)~BUSCO:33508at5125), whose product MMIAAAKILPGISRTGAYAGGTLARFGQFHRQIPASQTRTLKSSPNLCVASAQRYASHKPNLSIPLQARIFPSLIFVGIVLVSGGYYLLTPPSRPNTLNDITFVPYAITAREAISKTSFVITAVPRTPNPSFPYLNSSDSRWKNPLWSVEFKQPEVQISRHYTPLPPLSSEDPTDGALRFYIRTVGDGEMSNYLGRRRVGDDVFLRGPHVGFELAERLGEHSRLVFLAGGTGVVPGIQAAKAVLEANETSSVDLLWAVRKREEVQNSAPPRSSPWKFWQEKKPTALGLEVENPSPVTQRLQDLKKTHGDRLRIQVVIDEEGTRFQDKDINGTITTSPGTVASFNAGCRFHDQAMHVHASEFALPEGPGCVCELPQGTRPGKNLFIVSGPDGFIEHYAGPKIWLGGQQTQGPIAGVAGHLQRQNPALARDWLVLKM is encoded by the coding sequence ATGATGATAGCTGCAGCAAAGATACTCCCAGGTATATCACGAACTGGAGCATATGCCGGCGGAACTCTTGCTCGGTTCGGCCAATTTCATAGGCAAATACCTGCTTCACAAACCAGGACTCTCAAATCATCACCAAACCTATGCGTCGCATCAGCCCAAAGATACGCCTCTCACAAGCCAAACCTTTCCATTCCTCTTCAAGCACGAATATTCCCCTCGTTGATATTCGTTGGAATAGTTCTCGTGAGCGGTGGCTATTATCTTCTTACACCACCCTCTCGACCGAATACTCTCAATGACATAACATTCGTTCCTTACGCCATCACAGCCCGCGAGGCCATCTCGAAAACCTCTTTCGTCATAACCGCTGTGCCTCGCACACCGAATCCTTCCTTTCCCTATCTCAACTCTTCAGATAGTCGATGGAAGAACCCTCTCTGGTCTGTTGAGTTTAAGCAGCCCGAGGTGCAAATCTCGCGACACTACACGCCTCTCCCACCACTATCCAGCGAGGATCCGACAGATGGAGCGCTGCGCTTCTACATCCGCACTGTAGGCGATGGAGAAATGTCGAATTATCTAGGCCGAAGACgggttggtgatgatgttttCCTGCGTGGTCCTCATGTGGGCTTTGAACTTGCTGAGCGGTTGGGAGAGCACTCCCGCCTTGTCTTTCTTGCCGGTGGAACAGGTGTTGTTCCTGGTATTCAAGCAGCCAAAGCCGTGTTGGAAGCGAATGAGACTTCAAGTGTTGATTTGCTTTGGGCTGTGAGGAAGCGAGAGGAGGTTCAAAATAGTGCTCCCCCGCGCTCATCGCCGTGGAAGTTCTGGCAGGAAAAGAAGCCAACAGCATTGGGTCTCGAGGTTGAGAATCCTAGCCCTGTGACTCAACGGTTACAGGATCTCAAGAAGACTCATGGTGATCGTCTGAGAATCCAGGTCGTTATTGACGAGGAGGGAACTCGTTTCCAGGACAAGGACATCAACGGCACTATTACCACTTCGCCTGGAACTGTGGCTTCCTTTAATGCGGGCTGCCGATTCCACGACCAGGCAATGCACGTCCACGCCTCTGAGTTCGCGCTGCCTGAGGGACCTGGATGTGTCTGCGAACTGCCTCAAGGAACCAGACCTGGAAAGAATCTGTTTATCGTTTCTGGCCCAGATGGGTTCATCGAGCATTATGCCGGACCCAAGATTTGGCTAGGGGGCCAACAAACACAAGGGCCAATCGCGGGAGTAGCTGGCCACTTGCAAAGGCAAAACCCTGCTTTGGCAAGGGACTGGTTGGTTCTCAAGATGTGA
- a CDS encoding hypothetical protein (BUSCO:17400at5125): MTQVISLVTPSQAMTPAHSSPMGSDDYGRPRFRALPDTPDSPSPRTSGLSRKRAASINTVDASYGRLERLQLSTPTSMASSEGTRDICLCAPVPKIPRPRNAFILYRQHHQAQVVARNPNLSNPDISKIIGEQWKDEPQEVKDNWKSLADEEKQRHQRQYPDYRYQPRRGNKAQGLRSGSLSGDDSGRCPRCNLRCIVTPQTPSTPFPTFSTPEDKAIPYPYTPGLRGDEAEAARRGSYGNLPVMRQRLPLQRPAYRDMDDYEPETPEMKRRRFNSTGGYHAVSSPGARAMSMGAAHPRPYPVTPLPEPHFPRSKSGPMPPPPRPAAGGSWSDQEYRGRNPYDESLRLPPLQTAGPMSPTTAPEVDIRQLQTPVTGLGISHPRDPQARSVEAMVMSIPFTRKLVVLSKINHTAIGAIEPDSKGAEKRGAVIAIEGPKPRLLKQVASLVERTLLLSNEVSLKTWGKELDDESSTGRRGSRSEEESLEPETQLASCFETMIHWHRKSREMVKHITGRTGSPTSSKGEKERESESPVSRRGSMDEDNASKGSRDDGAKTKTPVALIKEGFSLTLSDEFACTVPISDSYAPVDHWQWMATLWRGTIGPDLVVYVKPSLEEEIVQLGSVEIKDGLMTARIAVGKDIDEATERRLAFEVVEWVRGGSFRESRDKT; the protein is encoded by the exons ATGACACAGGTCATCTCTTTGGTTACGCCGTCCCAGGCTATGACCCCGGCCCACTCCTCCCCCATGGGTTCTGATGACTACGGCAGACCCCGGTTTCGTGCCTTGCCTGATACTCCGGACTCACCTAGTCCTCGCACTTCTGGTCTGAGTAGAAAACGTGCTGCTTCCATCAACACTGTTGATGCAAGTTACGGTCGACTTGAGAGGCTCCAGTTGAGCACGCCTACCAGCATGGCCAGTAGTGAAGGGACAAGAGATATTTGTCTCTGCGCTCCAGTACCAAAGATTCCTAGACCTCGAAATG CATTCATACTATATCGTCAGCATCATCAAGCTCAGGTTGTTGCCAGGAACCCTAATCTATCTAACCCTGACATCTCAAAGATCATCGGGGAGCAGTGGAAAGACGAGCCTCAAGAAGTCAAAGACAACTGGAAGAGTCTGGCAGACGAAGAAAAGCAACGCCATCAAAGACAGTACCCTGACTATCGTTACCAACCTAGACGTGGAAACAAGGCTCAGGGGCTCAGATCTGGCTCTCTGTCAGGAGACGACTCTGGCCGGTGCCCTAGATGTAACCTGCGTTGCATTGTGACTCCCCAAACACCTTCTACCCCGTTTCCAACATTTTCAACACCAGAAGACAAAGCTATCCCGTATCCATACACACCAGGACTACGAGGTGACGAAGCAGAGGCGGCTCGCCGTGGAAGTTATGGTAACTTGCCTGTTATGAGACAGCGTCTTCCACTGCAGCGACCTGCGTACCGAGATATGGACGACTATGAGCCCGAGACTCCAGAGATGAAGAGGCGCCGTTTCAACTCAACTGGTGGCTACCACGCTGTATCTTCACCTGGAGCACGAGCAATGTCGATGGGCGCGGCTCACCCACGGCCATATCCCGTTACTCCCCTCCCTGAGCCGCACTTTCCTCGATCAAAGTCTGGTCCAATGCCTCCCCCTCCGCGACCTGCAGCTGGAGGATCATGGTCTGACCAAGAATACCGCGGTCGAAACCCCTACGATGAGTCTCTGCGGCTCCCTCCTCTGCAGACTGCTGGACCAATGTCGCCCACCACAGCACCAGAAGTTGACATTCGCCAGTTGCAAACCCCAGTTACTGGGCTTGGGATCTCTCATCCTCGGGATCCCCAAGCTAGAAGCGTCGAGGCTATGGTTATGTCTATCCCATTCACTCGCAAGCTGGTGGTCCTTTCCAAGATCAACCACACCGCGATTGGCGCTATCGAACCTGACAGCAAGGGGGCCGAGAAGCGAGGTGCTGTGATTGCGATTGAGGGTCCAAAGCCGCGACTGTTGAAGCAGGTTGCGTCCCTGGTTGAGAGAACCCTCTTACTATCTAACGAGGTGTCACTCAAGACATGGGGCAAGGAGCTGGATGACGAGTCAAGCACTGGGCGACGGGGTTCTCGAAGCGAAGAAGAATCACTGGAGCCCGAAACCCAATTGGCATCATGTTTCGAAACCATGATTCATTGGCACAGAAAGTCACGAGAGATGGTAAAGCACATTACCGGCCGCACCGGGTCGCCGACCAGTTCCAAGGGAGAGAAGGAGAGGGAGTCCGAGTCCCCAGTTTCTCGGCGTGGCTCTATGGACGAGGACAATGCCTCCAAGGGGAGCCGAGACGATGGcgcaaagacaaagacaccTGTGGCACTGATCAAGGAAGGGTTCAGCCTCACTCTTTCGGACGAATTTGCCTGTACAGTGCCCATATCTGACTCGTACGCACCTGTCGACCATTGGCAATGGATGGCTACTCTTTGGCGTGGCACTATAGGTCCTGACCTTGTGGTGTACGTGAAGCCTAGTCTGGAGGAGGAGATTGTTCAACTTGGATCAGTCGAAATAAAGGATGGGCTTATGACTGCCAGAATCGCTGTGGGCAAGGACATAGATGAGGCCACTGAGAGACGCTTAGCCTTTGAAGTGGTCGAGTGGGTAAGAGGCGGCAGCTTCCGTGAGAGTCGCGACAAGACATAA
- a CDS encoding hypothetical protein (TransMembrane:10 (i191-215o227-246i545-563o575-594i1100-1121o1133-1152i1177-1199o1211-1229i1236-1260o1266-1287i)~BUSCO:1771at5125): MPPSQQYRPSDPPDSPANDSDSDSDLDLDIQELDPISTTPSPRANKEHPSTEPETSRIALRNLRMGGLRRAGKRNRGYGDLGRDRDGNDEHSQALLGDRNSTTPQWSEGSGYNEDDQPLLGGQPSQGRRSINSDRVSSRIRLPSFMSNSKKPDLNDTEDREDDDPSSSRHVAVGSTQPVRFPNNIISNAKYTALTFLPITLYNEFSFFFNMYFLLVALSQAIPALRIGYLLTYIAPLAFVLCITMGKEAFDDIARRRRDTEANSEEYKVIVFQDADLTQTPIRQRKLLKSEVLQKHSRKKSKGARENLSDILEEENVEAPPPSSRAVEVSRKSKDLKVGDVLKLTKGQRVPADVVILKCLSSEAPAPAPIPEEPAEEETLLAFDSEEPQGKGKQPAEVAPEQEAESGPGGETFIRTDQLDGETDWKLRLASPLTQNLPTEEFVRLRVTGGKPDRKVNEFLGTIELVESRKDALAHNATIGESDGSHTAALSIDNTAWANTVIASQATTLAVIMYTGPQTRSALSTAPSRSKTGLLEYEINSLTKILCALTLALSIILVALEGFGNTKDNVWYVKIMRFLVLFSTIVPISLRVNLDMGKSAYSWFIQRDPGMPGAVVRTSTIPEDLGRIEYLLSDKTGTLTQNEMEMKKIHVGTVSYANEAMDEVSAYVKQGFYVPPSTDHASQNMLITPSSTYSSSTNTGTTRTRREIGTRVRDVVLALALCHNVTPTVDIEDGKEVTGYQASSPDEIAIVKWTESVGLRLVYRDRKSMILEYANNKRPVVRVRILDVFPFTSEGKRMGIIVHFHEDVSIKNPSLSSGEIWFFQKGADTVMSSIVASNDWLDEETANMAREGLRTLVVGRKKLSYSQYQEFSSRYQTASLSISGRDAGMQRVVSHYLENELELIGVTGVEDKLQKDVKPSLELLRNAGIKIWMLTGDKVETARCVAVSSKLVARGQYIYTVSKLTKKDNAQEHLDFLRSKTDACLLVDGESLALFLTHFRLEFISIAVQLPTVVACRCSPNQKAEVAKLIREYTKKRVCCIGDGGNDVSMIQAADVGVGIVGKEGRQASLAADFSIEQFCHLVKLLVWHGRNSYKRSAKLAQFVIHRGLIIAVCQTMYSIAIKFEPEGLYKDWLLVGYATVYTAAPVLSLVLDKDVDENLANLYPELYKELTTGRSLSYRTFFVWVLVSIYQGGMIQGLSQILTEVDGPKMVAVSYTVLVLNELLMVAIEITTWHPIMIISIIGTFLLYIGSIPFLGGYFDLEFLITWGFVWRVLAIGAISLIPPYAGKLIRRTMKPPSYRKVQNH; the protein is encoded by the exons ATGCCGCCCTCACAACAGTATCGACCTTCCGACCCACCCGATTCGCCTGCGAATGACTCCGACTCCGACTCCGATCTCGATCTCGATATCCAGGAGCTCGACCCAATATCAACCACACCATCCCCAAGGGCTAATAAAGAGCATCCTTCCACCGAGCCCGAGACTTCGCGGATAGCCCTTAGAAACCTGCGTATGGGTGGACTGCGGCGTGCTGGAAAGCGGAATCGGGGATATGGGGATCTTGGCCGGGACAGAGATGGAAACGACGAGCACTCGCAGGCATTGCTGGGCGACCGTAACAGCACCACGCCCCAATGGTCAGAAGGAAGTGGCTACAATGAAGATGACCAGCCATTACTGGGAGGCCAGCCTTCACAAGGCCGCAGGTCTATCAACTCGGATAGAGTCTCCTCACGGATACGACTTCCTAGTTTCATGTCAAATTCCAAGAAACCAGACCTGAACGACACGGAGGACCGAGAAGATGATGACCCCTCTTCATCCCGCCATGTTGCCGTGGGCTCAACTCAGCCCGTACGCTTTCCGAACAATATTATCTCGAACGCCAAGTACACCGCCTTGACATTCCTCCCAATCACTCTCTACAACGaattctccttcttctttaatATGTACTTCCTACTCGTGGCACTATCGCAGGCGATACCTGCCTTGAGAATCGGTTATCTACTCACATACATCGCTCCGCTGGCATTTGTGCTTTGTATCACCATGGGAAAGGAGGCGTTTGACGATATTGCTCGGCGGCGAAGAGATACTGAAGCTAACTCGGAGGAATACAAAGTCATTGTCTTCCAGGATGCCGATTTAACGCAGACCCCAATTCGCCAGAGAAAACTGCTCAAGTCAGAGGTGTTGCAGAAGCATTCAAGAAAGAAATCCAAAGGCGCACGAGAGAACCTCTCTGATATCCTGGAAGAGGAGAATGTTGAGGCGCCACCCCCATCTTCACGAGCGGTTGAGGTCAGTCGCAAGTCTAAGGACTTAAAGGTCGGCGACGTCCTCAAACTTACAAAGGGCCAACGTGTACCCGCTGATGTTGTCATATTGAAATGCTTATCTTCAGAAGCACCCGCGCCTGCACCCATTCCCGAGGAACCTGCGGAAGAAGAGACGTTGTTAGCATTCGATAGCGAGGAACCGCAAGGAAAAGGGAAACAGCCTGCAGAAGTAGCCCCAGAGCAAGAGGCGGAAAGTGGACCAGGAGGCGAGACCTTTATCAGAACCGACCAGCTGGATGGTGAGACGGACTGGAAGCTCCGACTTGCTTCACCACTCACACAAAACCTACCGACTGAAGAGTTCGTCCGTCTTCGTGTTACTGGTGGAAAGCCAGACAGAAAGGTCAACGAGTTTCTGGGTACGATTGAGCTGGTCGAGTCACGGAAGGATGCTCTAGCACATAATGCAACGATAGGGGAGTCTGATGGATCTCATACGGCTGCTCTGTCGATTGACAACACGGCATGGGCTAACACTGTCATCGCCTCCCAAGCCACGACCCTGGCTGTCATCATGTACACTGGTCCTCAGACACGTTCCGCCCTTTCTACAGCCCCTTCTCGTTCCAAGACTGGCCTGCTGGAATATGAGATCAATTCGTTGACCAAGATACTGTGTGCATTGACATTGGCTCTCTCAATTATTCTTGTCGCGCTTGAGGGTTTCGGTAATACCAAGGACAATGTTTGGTATGTCAAGATCATGAGATTCTTGGTTCTATTCTCTACTATTGTTCCCATCAGTCTTCGTGTCAACCTTGACATGGGCAAAAGCGCTTATTCTTGGTTCATTCAACGCGACCCCGGCATGCCTGGAGCAGTCGTTCGAACAAGTACCATCCCTGAAGATCTTGGCCGCATTGAATATCTACTCAGTGATAAGACTGGCACATTGACCCAGAACgagatggagatgaagaaAATACATGTTGGAACGGTGTCTTACGCAAACGAAGCAATGGATGAAGTATCGGCATATGTCAAGCAAGGCTTTTATGTCCCACCATCGACAGATCATGCCTCCCAGAACATGCTCATCACCCCTTCATCTACGTATTCCAGCTCTACAAATACTGGCACGACACGCACAAGACGTGAGATTGGCACTCGTGTTCGTGATGTCGTGCTCGCTCTTGCTCTTTGTCACAATGTCACGCCTACTGTTGATATCGAGGATGGTAAAGAGGTTACTGGATATCAAGCATCTTCGCCTGACGAGATCGCTATCGTCAAATGGACAGAGTCCGTTGGTCTGAGACTTGTGTACCGTGATCGCAAGAGCATGATATTGGAATACGCAAACAACAAAAGGCCAGTGGTTCGCGTGCGGATTCTTGATGTCTTCCCTTTCACTTCTGAAGGAAAACGTATGGGTATCATCGTCCACTTCCACGAGGATGTCAGTATTAAAAACCCTAGCCTGTCAAGTGGTGAGATCTGGTTCTTCCAGAAAGGTGCTGACACGGTCATGAGCTCTATCGTTGCATCAAACGATTGGCTTGATGAAGAGACTGCCAACATGGCACGTGAAGGATTGCGTACGCTTGTTGTTGGTCGCAAGAAACTCTCATATAGCCAGTATCAGGAATTCTCTTCTCGATACCAAACAGCATCGCTTTCTATCAGCGGACGCGATGCTGGCATGCAACGTGTGGTATCTCATTATCTTGAAAACGAGCTTGAACTCATCGGCGTCACCGGTGTCGAAGACAAGCTCCAGAAAGATGTCAAACCCTCCCTGGAGCTTCTTCGCAATGCTGGTATCAAGATCTGGATGTTGACTGGTGACAAGGTAGAGACTGCTAGATGTGTGGCGGTTAGCTCCAAGCTTGTGGCGCGTGGTCAATACATCTATACGGTTTCGAAGCTCACGAAGAAGGATAATGCTCAAGAACATCTTGACTTTCTCCGAAGCAAGACGGATGCTTGTCTGCTCGTGGATGGCGAAAGCCTGGCCCTCTTTCTCACTCACTTTCGTCTCGAATTCATCTCTATCGCTGTTCAGCTACCTACTGTTGTTGCCTGCCGTTGTTCGCCAAACCAAAAGGCCGAGGTTGCTAAGCTCATCCGCGAGTACACAAAGAAACGTGTGTGCTGTATCGGTGATGGTGGCAACGATGTTTCCATGATTCAAGCTGCtgatgttggtgttggcATTGTTGGCAAGGAAGGTCGACAGGCCAGTTTGGCAGCCGACTTTTCGATCGAGCAGTTTTGTCACCTGGTCAAGCTCTTGGTCTGGCATGGTCGTAACAGTTACAAGCGAAGCGCTAAACTTGCGCAATTTGTTATCCACCGTGGTCTGATCATTGCAGTATGCCAAACTATGTACAGTATCGCCATCAAGTTTGAACCTGAGGGTTTGTACAAG GACTGGCTCCTTGTCGGCTATGCCACTGTTTACACTGCAGCCCCTGTCCTATCACTTGTGCTCGACAAAGATGTTGACGAAAACCTTGCCAACCTTTACCCCGAGCTTTACAAGGAGCTCACAACTGGACGCTCGCTCTCATACAGAACCTTCTTTGTCTGGGTTTTGGTGTCTATCTACCAAGGCGGGATGATTCAGGGCTTGTCACAGATTCTCACAGAAGTTGATGGCCCCAAAATGGTTGCTGTCAGTTATACTGTCCTTGTCCTCAACGAACTTCTCATGGTGGCCATCGAAATCACCACCTGGCATCCCATCATGATCATCAGCATAATTGGCACTTTCCTTTTGTATATTGGTTCCATACCGTTCTTGGGCGGATACTTTGACCTCGAGTTCTTGATAACTTG GGGATTTGTTTGGCGCGTACTAGCCATCGGCGCTATTTCCCTGATACCACCATACGCTGGCAAGTTGATTAGGAGGACAATGAAGCCTCCGTCGTACAGGAAAGTTCAGAATCATTGA
- the RVB1 gene encoding RuvB ATP-dependent DNA helicase pontin (BUSCO:20302at5125), with product MVQISEVKGNKRDNRTAAHTHIKGLGLKADGYAEKQAAGFVGQAGARESCGVVVDLIRAQKMAGRGVLLAGGPGTGKTALALAISQELGTKIPFCPIVGSEIYSTEVKKTEMLMENFRRAIGLKVRETKEVYEGEVTELTPEEAENPLGGYGKTISTLLIGLKSAKGQKKLRLDPSIYEAIQKERVTVGDVIYIEANTGACKRVGRSDAYATEFDLEAEEYVPIPKGEVHKKKEIVQDVTLHDLDVANSRPQGGQDIMSMMGQLMKPKMTEITDKLRGEINKVVSKYIDQGVAELVPGVLFIDEAHMLDVECFTYLNRALESPIAPIVVLASNRGMCTIRGTDDIVAAHGIPSDFLARMLIIPTTPYEAEEIKRIVRIRSTTEGVSVSDAAIDKISEHGVRISLRYCLQLLTPASILAKANGRSQIDVQDVAECEDLFLDANRSAALLSSEAGREYLA from the exons ATGGTCCAAATCAGCGAGGTCAAGGGCAACAAGCGAGACAACCGTACGGCTGCCCATACTCACATCAAGGGCTTGGGCTTGAAAGCAGATGGATATGCAGAGAAGCAGGCGGCCGGTTTTGTTGGCCAAGCAGGCGCGCGCGAG TCCTGTGGCGTCGTTGTGGACTTGATTCGAGCCCAGAAGATGGCTGGCCGAGGTGTTCTGCTCGCAGGAGGTCCTGGAACCGGAAAGACAGCTTTGGCGCTCGCCATCAGTCAAGAGCTGGGCACCAAGATCCCATTCTGCCCTATCGTCGGCAGCGAAATCTACTCGACCGAAGTGAAAAAGACCGAGATGTTGATGGAGAACTTCCGAAGAGCCATTGGCCTCAAAGTCCGAGAGACGAAGGAGGTGTATGAAGGAGAGGTCACAGAACTCACACCCGAGGAGGCTGAAAACCCTCTAGGCGGTTACGGCAAGACCATCAGCACGTTGCTGATCGGACTCAAGAGCGCAAAGGGACAAAAGAAGCTTCGCCTCGATCCTAGTATCTACGAGGCGATCCAGAAGGAGAGAGTCACAGTCGGCGATGTTATCTATATCGAAGCGAACACCGGCGCCTGCAAACGAGTTGGACGATCTGACGCTTACGCTACGGAATTCGATCTCGAGGCGGAAGAGTATGTGCCCATTCCCAAGGGTGAGGTgcacaagaagaaggaaatcgTGCAGGATGTTACTCTGCACGACTTGGATGTGGCCAATTCTCGCCCCCAAGGTGGCCAAGATATTATGAGCATGATGGGCCAGTTGATGAAGCCTAAGATGACGGAGATTACGGACAAGCTGCGTGGCGAGATCAACAAAGTGGTCAGCAAGTACATCGACCAGGGTGTCGCTGAGCTTGTCCCTGGTGTTTTGTTCATTGATGAG GCGCACATGCTTGATGTGGAGTGCTTCACTTACCTGAACAGAGCTCTCGAATCGCCCATCGCCCCCATTGTGGTTTTGGCTTCCAACCGGGGAATGTGCACCATCAGAGGCACCGACGACATTGTTGCAGCCCACGGAATCCCATCTGACTTTCTCGCACGAATGCTCATCATCCCCACAACGCCTTATGAAGCAGAGGAAATTAAGCGTATTGTACGGATACGATCGACAACCGAGGGTGTCTCAGTGTCAGATGCTGCCATTGACAAGATCTCTGAACACGGTGTCCGTATCAGCCTGCGGTATTGTCTGCAGCTCCTAACCCCTGCGAG CATTCTTGCCAAGGCAAACGGCCGCTCGCAAATCGATGTGCAGGATGTTGCTGAGTGCGAGGACCTGTTCCTTGATGCGAATCGAAGCGCCGCCCTTCTTAGTAGCGAAGCCGGACGAGAATACCTCGCGTAA